The following coding sequences lie in one Apium graveolens cultivar Ventura chromosome 3, ASM990537v1, whole genome shotgun sequence genomic window:
- the LOC141715184 gene encoding uncharacterized protein LOC141715184 — protein MTGRLVAWTIELSQFFIEYKPYTLIKSQALSDFVNECQFASKKSILEDNPSRAWLLFIDSSSTVNTGGAGKILISPEGFKVQQALKFKFQVTNNVSEYGALIVGLKLAIELEAKIVDIFGDSHLVAKQVNGEFKTHNDKMASYLARAQEMLQNISYWKISNIDRTENQWGDSLSKLASSDLPGNPDPIYVEELLCPSIDGESINEIQSHANCRKPFMEYILDNKLPE, from the coding sequence ATGACTGGCAGACTCGTGGCTTGGACAATTGAGCTAAGTCAATTTTTCATCGAGTATAAGCCTTACACATTGATAAAATCCCAAGCACTGTCTGATTTCGTCAATGAGTGCCAGTTCGCTAGCAAGAAATCAATACTCGAAGACAATCCATCGAGGGCATGGTTGTTATTTATCGATAGCTCGTCTACGGTCAATACGGGGGGTGCAGGTAAAATCCTGATTAGCCCCGAAGGTTTTAAAGTTCAACAAGCTCTTAAATTTAAATTCCAAGTCACAAACAATGTTTCAGAATATGGAGCGCTCATTGTTGGCTTGAAATTGGCAATAGAACTCGAGGCAAAGATTGTGGATATATTCGGCGATTCCCATCTAGTAGCCAAACAGGTCAACGGAGAATTTAAGACGCATAATGACAAGATGGCATCTTACCTCGCCCGAGCTCAGGAAATGCTACAGAATATCTCTTACTGGAAGATATCGAACATCGATAGAACTGAAAATCAATGGGGTGATTCCTTGTCGAAGCTTGCCTCTTCAGACCTTCCTGGAAACCCCGACCCAATATATGTCGAAGAGCTCCTTTGTCCCTCTATAGATGGGGAGTCGATAAACGAGATTCAGAGTCATGCCAATTGCCGAAAACCCTTTATGGAGTACATCTTGGATAACAAACTGCCAGAATAA
- the LOC141713595 gene encoding large ribosomal subunit protein uL4 has protein sequence MAASSRPLVSIQALESDMSTDTPLSLPLPDVMKSSIRPDLVSFIHSEMSNNSRQPYAVSRKAGHQTSAESWGTGRAVSRIPRVPGGGTHRAGQGAFGNMCRGGRMFAPTRIWRKWHSRININQKRFAVASAIAASSVPSLVMARGHKIETVPELPLVVSDTVEGVEKTSNAIKVLKEIGAYLDAEKAKDSIGIRPGKGKMRNRRYISRKGPLIVYGTEGAKLVKAFRNIPGVEIANVERLNLLKLAPGGHLGRFVIWTKSAFEKLDSIYGSFDKASEKKKGYVLPRSKMMNADLARIINSDEIQSVVRPVKMDVKRATLKKNPLKNLNTMLRLNPYAKTARRMSLLAEAQRVKSKKEKLDQKRNPLSKEEASKIKAASKGWYKTMISDSDYTEFDNFGKWLGVSQ, from the exons ATGGCCGCCTCATCTCGCCCGCTCGTCTCAATCCAAGCCCTGGAATCCGACATGTCCACCGACACTCCCCTCTCTCTCCCCTTACCCGACGTGATGAAATCCTCGATCCGACCCGACCTCGTCAGCTTCATCCACTCCGAAATGTCCAACAACTCTCGCCAGCCTTACGCCGTCTCTCGCAAAGCCGGCCACCAGACCTCCGCCGAGTCGTGGGGAACCGGTCGCGCCGTTTCTCGTATTCCACGTGTCCCTGGCGGGGGGACCCACAGGGCGGGTCAGGGTGCTTTTGGGAACATGTGTCGGGGCGGGCGCATGTTCGCCCCGACCCGAATCTGGCGCAAATGGCATTCTCGTATTAATATCAATCAGAAGCGGTTTGCGGTTGCGTCTGCGATTGCGGCATCGTCCGTGCCTTCACTCGTGATGGCACGTGGGCATAAGATTGAGACTGTGCCTGAATTGCCCTTGGTGGTTAGTGATACGGTTGAGGGTGTCGAAAAGACGTCGAATGCGATTAAGGTGTTGAAGGAAATTGGGGCTTATTTGGATGCTGAAAAGGCGAAGGATAGTATTGGAATTAGGCCTGGGAAGGGGAAGATGAGGAACAGGAGGTACATTTCGAGGAAAGGCCCGTTGATCGTATATGGAACTGAGGGTGCTAAGCTGGTCAAAGCTTTTCGCAATATCCCGGGGGTTGAGATTGCGAATGTGGAGCGTTTGAATTTGCTGAAGCTGGCTCCTGGTGGGCATTTGGGTAGGTTTGTGATATGGACGAAGAGTGCTTTTGAGAAGTTGGATTCGATTTACGGGAGTTTCGATAAGGCATCTGAGAAGAAGAAGGGGTATGTGTTGCCTAGGTCTAAGATGATGAATGCTGATTTGGCTAGGATTATTAATTCTGATGAGATTCAGAGTGTGGTTAGGCCGGTTAAGATGGATGTTAAGAGGGCTACGCTTAAGAAGAATCCTTTGAAGAATTTGAATACTATGTTGAGGCTTAATCCGTATGCTAAGACTGCTAGGAGGATGTCGCTGTTGGCTGAGGCTCAGCGTGTTAAGTCCAAGAAGGAGAAGCTTGACCAGAAGAGGAACCCGCTGTCTAAG GAGGAAGCATCGAAGATCAAGGCTGCTAGCAAGGGTTGGTACAAGACTATGATCTCTGACAGTGATTACACAGAGTTCGACAACTTCGGCAAGTGGCTCGGAGTGTCACAGTGA
- the LOC141715183 gene encoding uncharacterized protein LOC141715183 — MTKRKRTTILLNILLPSRIQETNKSIRLLHIQKRLQKQKIDKQFAKFLEVFKKLHINIPFAEALEQMSSYAKFMKGILSQKLNLEELETVALTKECNAVLEQKLPPKIKDPGSFTIPCTIGKLSFDKCLYDLGASINLMPLSVFMQLGLPDPKPTNISLQLADRSITYPRDEEECYKVAMVDSVVNSEMEQLIKLDTLERALTGESEIEDEEGAKQLQLLNAASWKRKLDMPFESLGIAELKNSQERLKPSIEEARTLELKPLSDHLRYVFLGDASILPVINASNLPVFSKISKPFCNLLEKDVTFKFNEECLATFEILKKKLTTTPVITAPDWGESFEKMCDASDYAVGAILGQRKKNIFHVVYYTSKTLNDAQLNYTTTENELLAVVYGFEKFRSYLLRTKMMVYTDHASIKYLVSKKDSKPRLIRWILLLQEFKLEIKDRKGTKNQVADHLSYLEDQVDYMSKWVEVKALPTNDAKVVINFLHKNIFTRFGTPRVLISDEGTHFCNHKFTALMERYRVNHRVAISYHPQTNGQVEVSNREIKRILEKVLVYGKACHLPAELEHKAYWALKKLNLDMSAAGERIMLQINELDEFHLQAYENKKLYKGKVKRWHDRRLVHKSFVHGQQVLLFNYHLRLFPGKLKSRWLGLFIVKTVFSHGALEIFDKLPD; from the exons ATGACGAAGCGGAAACGGACAACAATTCTGCTGAACATTCTACTCCCGAGCAGAATACAGGAAACAAACAAGTCTATCCGCCTCCTCCATATCCAAAAAAGACTTCAGAAGCAGAAGATCGACAAGCAGTTTGCCAAGTttctggaggttttcaagaaattgcatattaacataccttttgcggAAGCTCTAGAACAGATGTCGAGCTATGCaaagttcatgaagggtattctatctcagAAGTTGAATCTTGAAGAGTTagaaaccgttgctctaacgaAAGAGTGTAATGCAGTGCTGGAACAGAAATTACCTCCTAAAATTAAAGATCCGGGAAGCTTCACGATACCATGCACTATTGGAAAGTTATCTTTCGACAAGTGCTTGTACGACTTGGGAGCTAgtatcaatctgatgccattatCTGTCTTCATGCAACTTGGGTTGCCTGATCCCAAACCTACAAACATTTCCTTACAACTGGCTGATCGGTCCATCACTTATCCGAGAG ATGAAGAAGAGTGCTATAAAGTAGCAATGGTTGACTCGGTAGTGAATTCGGAGATGGAGCAATTGATAAAGTTAGATACCTTAGAGAGAGCCTTAACAGGGGAATCTGAGATTGAAGATGAGGAAGGAGCAAAACAACTTCAGTTGTTGAATGCAGCttcgtggaagaggaagttggatatgccattcgagtCTCTTGGAATAGCAGAGCTAAAAAATTCTCAGGAGCGTCTtaaaccatctattgaagaagctcgTACACTTGAGCTCAAACCATTGTCGGATCACTTGAGGTATgtatttttaggtgatgcatctataTTACCTGTTATTAATGCGTCTAACCTGCCAG TCTTCTCCAAAATTTCTAAACCCTTTTGCAATTTGTTGGAGAAGGATGTTACCTTCAAATTTAATGAAGAATGTTTAGCTACTTTTGAGATTTTGAAAAAGAAGTTGACTACAACACCTGTTATTACTGCACCTGATTGGGGTGAGTCTTTTGAGAAGATGTGTGATGCTAGCGATTATGCAGTGGGAGCTATTCTCGGTCAGAGAAAGAAGAATATTTTCCATGTGGTTTACTACACTAGTAAAACCCTTAATGATGCTcagctgaattacactactacggagaatGAGCTTTTGGCAGTTGTTTACGGGTTCGAGAAATTCAGATCTTACTTGCTTAGGACAAAAATGATGGTTTACACTGATCATGCATCTATTAAATATTTGGTCTCAAAGAAAGATTCAAAACCGCGATTGATTCGATGGATTCTCTTGCTTCAGGAATTCAAGTTGGAAATCAAAGACAGGAAAGGTACGAAAAACCAGGTAGCGGATCATCTATCATATTTGGAAGATCAAG TAGATTATATGTCTAAATGGGTTGAGGTTAAGGCTTTGCCAACCAACGATGCTAAGGTGGTgataaattttcttcataagaacATATTCACACGTTTCGGTACTCCACGAGTACTAATCAGTGACGAGGGAACGCATTTCTGCAATCACAAATTTACTGCTTTAATGGAAAGGTATCGTGTTAATCATCGTGTTGCCATATCTTatcatcctcagactaatgggcAGGTTGAAGTGTCTAATCGAGAAATCAAGCGAATCTTGGAGAAGGTG ttggtgtatggtaaggCGTGTCATCTGCCTGCTGAGTTAGAACATAAGGCGTACTGGGCTTTGAAGAAACTGAATCTTGATATGTCGGCTGCTGGAGAAAGGATAATGCTCCAAATTAATGAGCTCGATGAGTTCCATCTACAGGCTTACGAGAACAAGAAGTTATACAAGGGGAAGGTTAAGAGATGGCATGATAGGAGATTGGTGCACAAGTCATTTGTTCATGGTCAGCAAGTCCTACTTTTTAATTATCATCTCAGACTTTTTCCAGGAAAGCTTAAGTCAAGGTGGTTAGGGCTGTTCATAGTCAAAACTGTGTTTTCGCATGGTGCACTGGAAATTTTTGATAAGCTTCCAGACTAA